TCGACGAGGAGCGGGACCCACTCCCATACGGCGCGACCGCCGATGCGACCGAAGGCCACGGCCACTGCGGTCAGGAGCGGCGCCGCCGCCACCGGCACGGGCGCACCAGCGCTGATGGCGAGGACCGCTCCCAGGATCCCTGCTCCGAGCACCACGCACTGGAGGACGCCCAGGCCCAGGAACACGCCCGACTGGTCCAACGGTTCCAGTCGGTAGCTACGGGCGGGGGTCTCAGACATCGCCGGCACCTTCGGCAGGTCCCGGGTGGGCCGGCGCCTTTGCCGGTTCACCATTCGGCGCACGTGACCTCGGCGGGGCGGAGGTCGTCGGTGCACCTCCGTCGGCGACGGCCTCGGCGCTTCCGGTTCCCGCGGCGGCGCCCTTCCGGGCGGCACCGACCGCAGCGGAACCTGCGGCGGCCGCCACGACCGCGGCGGCTCCGATCGGGCCCGCAGCGCCTGCGCCGCCGGCCGCCGCTCCCCCTCCGCCGGCTGCCGCTCCGCCTGACCCGGATGCCGCTCCCCCACCCGATGCGGCGCCGCCGCCTGCGCCTCCGGGAGCGGACGAAGCGCCCGCCCCGGCGGGGACCGAGCCGCCGCCTCCGAGCTGGCTGATGCGACCCTTCGACAGCGACCGGGTGGAGCTGGAGAGCAGGAGACCTTGCTGGGCCGCCCGTGCGGGTCCACCGCGGACGCCCTGGGACACCACCGCCGCCTCCGTGAGCGGCATCAGCTTCGCGATCAGCAGCGGCGAGAAGGCGGCCACGCCGAAGGCCGCGGCGGCCGTGAGAAGGATGCCGACCGCCTGGCCCACCGATCCCTGCGGGTCCTCGGCGAAGGCCTCAGGGGTCGGAAGCGCCGTCACCTCGCCACCCGACCCGGCGCCGACGGCCGCCGCCGCAGCGACGGCCAAGGCCACGGCGATGACGAGCTTCGACAGGATCAACGCGCACAGCAGCTCCAGCAGCTTGCGCGTGGCGCCCCTGGTGGCCGGCCACAGGCGGGCGGCGAACACCAGCGGCGCCAGGGCCACGACGATGTAGATCAGCGCGGATCGGATGACCAGCTCGGCCATGAGGACCAGGCCCGCGCACACCGTCACCAAGCCGAGGAGGAACACGACGAGGGCGGTCGACGTCCCGCCCTGAAGTCGTTCCAGCGAAGCGACGACCGCGCCGAACTCGGCGATGTCGTCCTGGAAGGTGGACATCAGGTGGCCCGAGAGTGCGTCGGTCAAGGCGATCAGCGCCTGGGTCACCGTGACGAGGCCGACCATGCCGAGGATCGACACCGGAAGATCCAGAGCGATCGCCCGGAGCATCCCGCTGACGTCCGCGCTCAGGATGCCTTGGACGATGGCGGCGAAGAGGAACAGGAGCAGCAGCGCGCCCCCGATGCTCACGGTCGTTGCGTAGGGACCATCACCAGTGATGAACCAGTCGGCCTGGACGTTCGGGTCGGTGGCATCGATGAAGAAGTTGAAGACCCCTCCGACGACCCAGACCACGGCGTCGACCACCCAGGCGACCAAGCCTCCGATCACCAGCTCGAAGCCGACCGTGGCTGTGCCCTGGACGAACCCGGACACCTGATCGATGGCCCAGTCCACGGGGTTCCAGAAGGCGATCACCGCACCGGCTCCCCGTCCAGACGAACGAAGCCCTCCAAGGCTTCGTCGAAGGGAATGGCGTCCCAGGGCCGATCACCGGGACCCACCATGGGCGTCGGGCCCGCGGTGTCCCGGATGTCCTCGAGCGTCCAGTCGCCGCCGCTCCAGGCGAGGTCGACGGTGAAGGTCCGCCACTCGGCCTGGGGCGCAGCGACCTCAGCGGCGGAGAGGACCGTGACGGCCCACACCTCGACGGTTGCACGCTCGTCGGAGCGGTCGAGCACTGACCATGCCAGCGGTCGCACCAGCCACCAGACGCGCCCGGGCGACTCGCCCAGCTGCTCCCGAGCCTTGCTCACCTCCTCGACGACCCTTGCCACCAGTTCGTCGGCCGAAGAGGGCGTGGCGATGGCCCGCACCGCCGCTTCGACCTCGTCGTCGCCGAAGTAGAGCCATCGCTGGGACGCCGTGGCGAACGCGACCGCGGCCGAGACGGCCCCCGTCTCATCCCGGGAGTAGCCGACCGGCATGCCGGCCCGTTCCTCGGCGGGACCCGACGGCACCGCCGAGGTCTGGACCCTCGGCGGTCCGGTCGTCGCAGTCGGGGCTCGCCGCTCGTTCGAGCCGGTCGTCCCCATCGCGAGGGCCACGAGGATGGCGACCACCACAAGCGCCCCCGCAGCGATCATGAGCCAGCGGCGTGGCGCCAGGTCGTGAGTCGAGGTGCCCATCAGCCCGCCGCCTCGAAGAGGAGGTTGACCGCCGAGGGCGCCAAGCCGGCCAGGATCGCCCCGACGACGCCACCCAGGGCGAAGGACTTGCCCTTGCTGGCCGCCCCATAGCTGCCGCCCTCCCGAGCCAGCCCGTACATGGCTGCCCCGAGGAGGATGGAGCCCAGGCTCGCCCAGAGGGCGATCATCTGCGCCCAGTCCAGCAGCTGCTGGATGAGGTCGGCACCTGGGAGTCCCTCGGACGACGCATCGACGTCCACCTGTGCGAGCAACCCGATGAAGGAGCTCATCGGACCACCTCCTTCGCGGTCGAGATGCGCCCCTAGGCCTCACAGCGACCCGAATCGCGACATCGACCGCGGCAGAAATCGCGGACCAGGTCGGCCTAGGCCGACATGGCGACGGGGAAGACAATCGGAGTGACGAGTGCCGCGGCGCTCGTCGTCCTGCTCGCAGCGACGATCGGCCTGCCGGTCCTCACGGTCAGCGGGCTGTTCGACCGCCCGGAGCTCGGCTTCGGACCGTCCGCAGCCAGCCTCGACGGCGTTCCCCCCGTCGCGGCCGACGCCTACCAGCGCGCCGCGGCCGCCGCGCCTTCCTTCTCACCGCCCTGTTCGGTGCCGGCGTCCCTTCTCGCTGGCGTGGGTGAGGTCGAGAGCGGCCACGGCACCCATGGAGGCGCGACCGTGAGCGGCAACGGGGACGTGCGGCCGCCGATCGTCGGCATCCCGCTACCTCAGCTCGGCGAGGACACCGACGGCGGATCGTGGGACGGCTCGACCACCGTCGACCATGCCGTCGGTCCGATGCAGTTCATCCCCAGTACCTGGCGCGCCTACGGAGCAGACGGCAACGACGACGGTGCCACCGATCCTCACAACCTCTACGACGCGGCGCTGGCCGCCGCCCGCTACCTCTGCGCCAGCGGCTCCCCGATGGCGACCGAGAGCGACTGGCGCCGTGGCCTCTGGGCCTACAACCACTCCGAGGCTTACGCCGACGACGTGATCAAGGCCGCCAGGCGCTACGAGCCTGCCGAGACGTCACCCACATCGGGCACCGGCGACGTCCAGCTCGTCGAGGTCGAGGGCATCGGCCCGACCAACATCGTGTGGGCCCACCAGGTCCGCTCCCTCCTCGCCGCTGCAGCAGCCGACGGGGTGCCGCTCACCGGCAGCTCGTATCGCAACCCGGACGAGCAGATCGCCCTTCGCAAGGCCCACTGCGGCAACAGCCACCACGCCATCTACGAGATGCCGTCGTCCCAGTGCTCGCCGCCGACCGCCCGCCCCGGCACCTCGCAGCACGAGCAGGGACTCGCGATCGACTTCGACGCCTGCTCGACCCGTGCGACTGCATGCTGGCGCTGGCTCAGCGCCCACGCGTCCAGCTTCGGCATCCACCCGCTGTCCAGCGAGCCCTGGCACTGGAGCATCGACGGCCGCTAGGCAGTGACCAGCACGGCGCTCACGACGCCGAGGAGTGCGACGATGCCGAGGGTGACGACGCCGGTTTGGATGGCGAGGCCCCGGCGTGTGTCGGCTCGTCCGTGGGCGGGCCAGAAGGCGATGTCACCGACGAGTGCGGTGATGGCGGGGACGAGGAACGTCCGCACCACGAAGGTGTCGATCAAGACGCCGATGGTGACTGCGAACCCGATCTGTTGGAGGCTGGGCAGTGGCGCGGCGATCAGGGCTGCGAAGGTCCCGGCGAGCACCAGGCCGGCAGAGGTGATGACCCGTCCCGTGGCGACGAGCCCTCGCACCGCAGCCTGGGCCGCGGTTGCACCGGCTGCGGCTTCCTCCCGTATGCGGGACATGACGAAGATGTTGTAGTCGGCTCCGAGGGCCACGAGGATCACGAAGAGGAACGGCGGCATCCAGAACGTGATCCCGTCTTGGCCCAGGATCGTGCGGAAGACGAGGACGGTGAGGCCGAGGGTCGCGGTGTAGGACAGGACGACCGTGGCCAGGAGGTAGAAGGGCGCAACGAGCGACCGCAGCAGCAGGGCCAGGACGATGAAGATGCCGAGGACGAGCACGGCGCTCATCACCCGGAAGTCGCGGGTGCCCACCTCTTGGATGTCGGCGTAGAAGCTGGTCGGTCCGGCGACCTCGATCTCGCTGCCGGCGAGACTGGTGTCTTCCAGGCTGTTGGTGGCGATGTCGTCGAGCCGTCGGAAGTCGGCGAGGGCGTCAGGGGCGTAGGGGTTGCGGTCGAAGCTGACGACGACGCGGGGCCAGCGCTGGTCGGTGCCGAGGAGGAACGGTTCGAGGATGTCGGCGACGGGTCCTGCGGCGTCGAGCAGCTCAGGGGTGACCTGGAGTCCTTCGGGCGTGTCGAGCTGGCCGACGGCATCGGCGATGGCTGGGTCGGCGGGGTCGAGGCCGGCGAGCAGCTCTTCCTGGCCGCCGGGTAGGAGCTCGTCGAGCTGGTCGGTGGTGAGGGGCCCTCCGGCGGGTTGGGTGATCGAGCGGGCTTCGGCGACGCCAGGGGCGTCGGCGAGGGCGTCGGTCAGACCACGCATGGCATCGAAGTCCTCGGTGGTGCGCACATCGTGATCTGCGTCGACGATGAGGAACACCGGGGAGAGCCGGCCGGTCGGGAGGTGGCCTTCGAGGCTGGAGAAGCCCTCGCGAGCGTCGGCTGATGGTGGGAGGTCGTTGACGAGGTCGAAGGACTGGCGGAAGTCGAGCAACCCGGCGGATGCGAGGAGGAGCGGAACCAGCGCGCCGATGAGAGCGGCCTTGGGGTGGTGCTCGACGACGGCGCCGATGCGGCGCCAGCGAGGGTGGTCGTGCTCGGCGTGCTCTCGGGTGCGCTCGAGGCTGCGGGGCCAGAACGCGTGGCTTCGGAGGACCTGGAGGATGGCAGGCGTGAGCGTGAGTCCGGCGAGGAGGGTTAGGGCGATGGCGATGGCGAGGCCGGGACCCATCGACCGGTAGAGGCCGAACTGGGCGGTGAGCAGTGAGCTGAAGGCGACGATGACGGTCGCGGCCGAGGCGGCGATGACGCCGGCGATGACCGTCATGGTGCGCCGGAGGGTGGCTTGGACCGGGTCGCCCTTGGTCAGCTCCTCCTGGTAGCGGGAGACGATGAAGAGGCAGTAGTCGGTTCCTGCTCCGAAGATCATCACGACCATGAAGGTCTCGATGAGGCTCGAGACCTCGAAGCCGGCGTCGGCGAGGAGCGCAATGGCTCCACGGGCGACGAGGAAGGCCACCGCGATCGTGACGAGTGGGACCAGGGCCGCGACGATCGATCGGTAGACGATGACGAGGATGATCAAGACGAGGAGGATCGAGGCGATGGCGGTCGTCTCGAAGCTTCGGGTCAGTCCCTCGGCTTGGTCTGCGGCGAGGCCCGGCAGTCCTGTGAGGTGGTGTTCGAGGCCTTCGGGTGCGTGCTCGTCGAGGAGGGCGCGGACCTCGTTGGCGTCGTCGGTCGTCTGGGTGGCGAACGGTGCGGTGGAGAAGTCGACGACGGCCAGCTCGGCTGCTCCGTCGGGGGATCGCAGGAACGCTCCGAGTGCGGGCGACGCGTCGGCCGTCTCGACGGTCTCGACTCCAGAGACCTGAGCGAGGAGTTCGGGTAGCCCTGCGATGAAGGTCCGGTCCTCCGGTTCGAGGCCATCATCCCGGACGAACACGAGGTAGGCGGCGTCGCGGGAGGGATCGTCCGGGTAGGCCCCGCGGAGGGTGTCGTCGGCGGCGACCGAAGGCGAGGAGTCGGGGAGGAAGCTGGCGTCGTCTTGGACGCCCACCTCGCTGAGGGCCGGAGCGACAAGTGTGAGGGCAACGGCGATGCCGATCCAGACGGCGATGACGAGCCCGGCCCGTCGTTGCACCCAGTCGATGACCGCAACGAGGGCGCTCACGTCCTCTCACGCCGCTCGGCAATGGTCACGGTGCTCTGCGCGGCGCCAACGAGGCGTTCGCCGTTGGTGGCATCGATGCGCACCACGGCGGTACGTCGGCTCATGGAGATGACCTTCGACCTAGCGGACAGAGATCCTTCCCGAACCGGAGCGAGCACGATGAGCTCGGGAAACCTGGTCCAGGGCCGACGTCGGCGAGGCGAGGCCCGATGAGGGCCTTCGCCCGACGTGGTCCCAATGGCCGTGATGCTCTAGGCGATAGCGGGGTCGTCGTTACCGAACTTCATGAGGCGCGGTAGCGGATCGGGCGATCGGCGATCCGGGTCACGAGTGCGTCGTCCTCGAGGAGGTCGAGGTGGCCGAGCGCCTCGGACACCCCGAGCATGTGGCTGAAGCCCTGGAGCTTGGGGAACATGGCGACGGCGACGTCGAACGCCGTCGGCTCCCCGAGGGATCTGACGATCTCCAGGACATCGAGCGCCCGGGCGACGTGGTGGCTTCGTGTCAGCCCGACGAGCGACGGGACGTCCGTGAAGGCCGCTCCGTGGCCCGGCAGCACGAGGCCTGGGTCCATGGCGACGAACCTGTCGAGCGAGCCGAGGTACTCAGTGAGGCTGCGCCGACGGCCGTCGGGGAGGTCGCCGTCCGGTTCGAGCACGGGGTTGGGGGTGATGTGGCCGAGGAGGTGATCGCCTGAGATCAGCGTGTCTCCGGCGTCCGCGCGGAGTGAGAGGTGGCCTGCGGCGTGACCGGGCGTGACGTGAGCCGTCCATGATCGACCACCGAGCTCGATGACATCGAGGTCGTCGAGGGGGGCGAGGCGATGCTCGGCGATCGGTGATGTGAGGGGGCGGACAAGCTCGTAGAAGGCGGAGAAGTCCTCTCGCATGGTCTCGGGGATCCCGAGGATGGCGGTGAGGTCGGAGCCTCGCAGGCGCCCGAAGTCGCCGCTGAGCTTGCTGACCTCGGCCCGGCCGCACACCACCGGTGCGTCGGCGGCGTCGGCCAGCCAACCGGCGGCGCCGAAGTGGTCTGGGTGCCCGTGGGTCACCACCACGGCATCGACGTCGGGTTTCGTGATGCCGGCCTCGGCGAGAAGCGCCTCCACCTGG
Above is a window of Iamia majanohamensis DNA encoding:
- a CDS encoding D-alanyl-D-alanine carboxypeptidase family protein — encoded protein: MATGKTIGVTSAAALVVLLAATIGLPVLTVSGLFDRPELGFGPSAASLDGVPPVAADAYQRAAAAAPSFSPPCSVPASLLAGVGEVESGHGTHGGATVSGNGDVRPPIVGIPLPQLGEDTDGGSWDGSTTVDHAVGPMQFIPSTWRAYGADGNDDGATDPHNLYDAALAAARYLCASGSPMATESDWRRGLWAYNHSEAYADDVIKAARRYEPAETSPTSGTGDVQLVEVEGIGPTNIVWAHQVRSLLAAAAADGVPLTGSSYRNPDEQIALRKAHCGNSHHAIYEMPSSQCSPPTARPGTSQHEQGLAIDFDACSTRATACWRWLSAHASSFGIHPLSSEPWHWSIDGR
- a CDS encoding MMPL family transporter, which codes for MSALVAVIDWVQRRAGLVIAVWIGIAVALTLVAPALSEVGVQDDASFLPDSSPSVAADDTLRGAYPDDPSRDAAYLVFVRDDGLEPEDRTFIAGLPELLAQVSGVETVETADASPALGAFLRSPDGAAELAVVDFSTAPFATQTTDDANEVRALLDEHAPEGLEHHLTGLPGLAADQAEGLTRSFETTAIASILLVLIILVIVYRSIVAALVPLVTIAVAFLVARGAIALLADAGFEVSSLIETFMVVMIFGAGTDYCLFIVSRYQEELTKGDPVQATLRRTMTVIAGVIAASAATVIVAFSSLLTAQFGLYRSMGPGLAIAIALTLLAGLTLTPAILQVLRSHAFWPRSLERTREHAEHDHPRWRRIGAVVEHHPKAALIGALVPLLLASAGLLDFRQSFDLVNDLPPSADAREGFSSLEGHLPTGRLSPVFLIVDADHDVRTTEDFDAMRGLTDALADAPGVAEARSITQPAGGPLTTDQLDELLPGGQEELLAGLDPADPAIADAVGQLDTPEGLQVTPELLDAAGPVADILEPFLLGTDQRWPRVVVSFDRNPYAPDALADFRRLDDIATNSLEDTSLAGSEIEVAGPTSFYADIQEVGTRDFRVMSAVLVLGIFIVLALLLRSLVAPFYLLATVVLSYTATLGLTVLVFRTILGQDGITFWMPPFLFVILVALGADYNIFVMSRIREEAAAGATAAQAAVRGLVATGRVITSAGLVLAGTFAALIAAPLPSLQQIGFAVTIGVLIDTFVVRTFLVPAITALVGDIAFWPAHGRADTRRGLAIQTGVVTLGIVALLGVVSAVLVTA
- a CDS encoding MBL fold metallo-hydrolase, yielding MTELPGGVLRAQLPTPFPVGTVNCYLLLGPTVAVVDPGMMWRDSTSQVEALLAEAGITKPDVDAVVVTHGHPDHFGAAGWLADAADAPVVCGRAEVSKLSGDFGRLRGSDLTAILGIPETMREDFSAFYELVRPLTSPIAEHRLAPLDDLDVIELGGRSWTAHVTPGHAAGHLSLRADAGDTLISGDHLLGHITPNPVLEPDGDLPDGRRRSLTEYLGSLDRFVAMDPGLVLPGHGAAFTDVPSLVGLTRSHHVARALDVLEIVRSLGEPTAFDVAVAMFPKLQGFSHMLGVSEALGHLDLLEDDALVTRIADRPIRYRAS